In Paenibacillus sonchi, a single genomic region encodes these proteins:
- the corA gene encoding magnesium/cobalt transporter CorA → MKIRMVNAGVFTPVDDIEETLNAPAEGFYWIDADVEDLELLQPLYNLHDLAVEDCLSEEDQRPKLEIYESHYFIVVNSIRFDDEEIFLRALNVFLGRHFIITVTKQKIHELRVLKPILWEQEVSEPDRFLYLLIDLVVDNYFSVGDRIEARIEKLEEDILMHTKKSHLSEIIGLRSEILWLKKMLGPQKEVINTLNKKDLRLIDDQLQKYFSDIYENAVKISETFETYRDLMGNLREAYQSSIANRANEIMRVFTAITTIFMPLTVITGIYGMNFDNIPETHSQYGYYGVIAVMVTLGCGMLVVFRKKDWL, encoded by the coding sequence ATGAAAATCCGGATGGTAAACGCAGGGGTTTTTACACCTGTAGATGACATTGAAGAAACATTGAATGCCCCTGCTGAGGGATTTTATTGGATTGATGCGGATGTTGAGGATCTGGAGCTGCTTCAGCCTTTATACAATCTGCATGATTTGGCTGTGGAGGACTGCCTCAGCGAAGAGGATCAGCGCCCGAAGCTGGAAATTTACGAAAGCCATTATTTTATTGTAGTCAACAGCATCCGTTTTGATGATGAAGAGATTTTTCTCCGTGCACTCAACGTGTTTCTGGGCAGACATTTCATTATCACCGTAACCAAGCAAAAAATTCACGAGCTGCGCGTGCTGAAGCCCATTCTGTGGGAGCAGGAGGTCAGCGAGCCTGACCGTTTCCTGTATCTGCTCATCGACCTTGTCGTAGACAATTATTTCTCCGTCGGCGACCGGATTGAAGCCCGGATTGAGAAGCTGGAAGAGGATATTCTGATGCATACCAAGAAATCGCATCTGAGCGAAATCATTGGTCTGCGCAGTGAAATTCTCTGGCTGAAGAAAATGCTGGGGCCACAGAAGGAAGTTATCAACACGCTTAACAAAAAGGACCTCCGCCTGATCGATGATCAGCTGCAGAAGTATTTCAGCGATATTTATGAAAATGCGGTCAAGATCTCTGAAACGTTTGAAACGTACCGCGATCTCATGGGGAACTTACGTGAAGCCTATCAATCCAGTATCGCCAACCGTGCCAATGAGATCATGAGAGTGTTCACCGCGATCACCACAATATTCATGCCGCTTACCGTGATTACCGGTATTTACGGGATGAACTTTGATAACATTCCCGAGACCCATTCCCAATACGGCTATTATGGAGTTATTGCTGTCATGGTAACGCTCGGCTGCGGCATGCTGGTTGTTTTCCGCAAAAAGGATTGGTTATGA
- the metA gene encoding homoserine O-acetyltransferase MetA, whose amino-acid sequence MPIKIPDSLPAKEVLSGENIFVMDESQAFHQDIRPLRIAILNLMPTKETTETQLLRLVGNSPLQVDVVLLHPSSHTSKNTSAEHLKSFYKTFDEISDRRFDGLIITGAPVEQLEFEDVNYWEELKVIFEWSKHNVTSTMHICWAAQAGLYHHFGVHKVNLDEKCFGVFPHTVSQNNVKLLRGFDEVFHVPHSRHTDVSREDILANPELQILAESEEAGVYLVSTLDGKQIFVTGHSEYDPFSLKWEYDRDIAKGMDIAIPKHYYPQDDPLRTPPAVWRAHANLLFSNWLNYYVYQETPYDIDQADYLVF is encoded by the coding sequence ATGCCGATAAAAATTCCCGACAGCCTGCCGGCCAAAGAAGTATTGTCCGGAGAAAATATTTTTGTAATGGATGAAAGCCAGGCCTTCCACCAGGACATCCGCCCGCTGCGCATCGCGATCCTGAACTTAATGCCTACGAAGGAAACGACAGAAACGCAGCTGCTGCGTCTGGTCGGGAATTCACCGCTTCAGGTGGATGTTGTGCTGCTGCACCCAAGCTCCCATACCTCGAAGAACACTTCGGCGGAGCATTTGAAGAGTTTTTACAAAACCTTTGACGAGATCAGCGACCGCCGCTTTGACGGACTGATCATCACCGGGGCTCCGGTGGAGCAGCTGGAATTTGAAGACGTGAATTATTGGGAAGAATTGAAAGTGATCTTCGAATGGAGCAAGCATAACGTGACCTCGACCATGCATATCTGTTGGGCGGCACAGGCAGGGCTCTATCATCACTTTGGCGTGCACAAGGTGAATCTGGACGAGAAATGCTTCGGCGTGTTCCCGCATACCGTGAGTCAGAATAATGTAAAGCTCCTGCGCGGCTTTGACGAGGTGTTCCATGTCCCGCATTCCCGGCACACGGATGTCTCGCGTGAAGATATCCTGGCCAATCCCGAACTGCAGATTCTGGCCGAATCGGAAGAAGCCGGGGTGTATCTGGTTTCGACGCTTGACGGCAAGCAGATTTTTGTGACCGGGCATTCCGAATATGATCCGTTTTCGTTAAAGTGGGAATATGACCGGGATATCGCCAAAGGAATGGATATTGCGATTCCGAAGCATTACTATCCTCAGGATGATCCGCTGCGCACACCGCCGGCAGTCTGGCGTGCCCATGCCAACTTATTATTCTCTAATTGGCTCAATTACTATGTATACCAGGAGACTCCTTACGATATAGACCAGGCGGATTATTTAGTATTCTAA
- a CDS encoding aminotransferase class I/II-fold pyridoxal phosphate-dependent enzyme, producing the protein MDEKLRIESRLAQIGSQEDPATGAINYPIYNATAFRHPRLGQSTGFDYIRTKNPTRSVLEEAVAELESGDAAFACSSGMAALTTVFALFGQGDHLVVSLDLYGGTYRLLERILSKYGISASYVDTNDLDGLEASRRPNTKAVFIETPTNPLMMITDIEAVCTWSRRHGLLTIVDNTLLTPFFQRPLELGADIIVHSATKYLGGHNDVLAGLIVTKGTELSAEMAILHNSLGAVLAPNDSYQLMKGMKTLALRMERHESNALALARYLLEHPAIAEVFHPGLPDHPGYDIQKHQSSGNTGIFSFKVKDARYVEPLLRHIRLIAFAESLGGVESLMTYPAVQTHADIPVEIRDAVGVDDRLLRFSVGIEHADDLIADLGQALEAARTELEEASAGTASSAE; encoded by the coding sequence ATGGATGAAAAACTGAGGATTGAGAGCAGATTGGCGCAGATAGGTTCACAGGAGGACCCGGCTACGGGGGCAATTAATTATCCGATTTACAATGCGACGGCATTCCGTCATCCCAGACTTGGGCAGAGCACGGGGTTTGATTACATCCGTACGAAGAATCCTACCCGCTCGGTGCTGGAAGAAGCTGTGGCAGAGCTTGAGTCCGGGGATGCTGCCTTTGCCTGCAGCTCCGGGATGGCTGCGCTGACAACCGTGTTTGCCTTATTTGGACAAGGGGATCATTTAGTGGTTTCGCTGGACCTGTACGGCGGGACCTACCGTCTGCTTGAACGGATTCTCTCCAAATACGGCATAAGCGCCTCTTATGTGGATACGAACGATCTGGACGGCCTGGAGGCTTCACGGCGTCCGAATACCAAAGCTGTTTTTATCGAAACGCCTACCAATCCGCTGATGATGATTACGGATATAGAAGCTGTATGTACGTGGTCCCGCCGCCATGGACTGCTTACCATTGTGGACAATACGCTGCTGACGCCTTTTTTCCAGCGGCCGCTGGAGCTGGGGGCGGATATCATCGTCCATAGCGCGACCAAATACTTGGGAGGGCATAACGATGTGCTTGCCGGACTGATCGTAACCAAAGGCACCGAGCTGTCTGCGGAAATGGCCATTCTGCACAATTCCCTGGGCGCAGTGCTTGCGCCGAATGACAGCTACCAGCTGATGAAGGGCATGAAGACACTCGCACTGCGCATGGAACGGCATGAGAGCAATGCGCTGGCGCTGGCCCGCTATCTGCTGGAGCATCCGGCAATCGCTGAGGTCTTCCATCCGGGGCTTCCTGACCATCCGGGGTATGACATCCAGAAACACCAATCCTCGGGCAACACCGGAATCTTCTCCTTTAAGGTAAAAGATGCCAGATATGTCGAGCCGCTGCTGCGCCATATCCGCCTGATTGCCTTCGCCGAAAGCCTCGGCGGAGTGGAGTCGCTGATGACCTATCCGGCGGTGCAGACCCATGCAGATATCCCGGTGGAGATCCGCGACGCTGTCGGTGTGGATGACCGCCTACTGCGCTTCTCCGTCGGGATTGAGCATGCGGATGATTTGATTGCCGATCTCGGACAGGCGCTGGAAGCAGCCCGGACCGAGCTGGAAGAGGCATCTGCCGGCACAGCATCTTCAGCAGAATAA
- the mqnC gene encoding cyclic dehypoxanthinyl futalosine synthase, with amino-acid sequence MSAIDLILDKTLKGERLGLEDTVRLFESNEIEKMGAAADIIMKRWHPDPLATFVIGRNINYTNVCDVYCRFCAFYRRPGSEEGYVLPDETIFQKIQETIDVNGTEILMQGGTNPNLPFSYYTDLLRGIKQRFPEITMHSFSPAEIMKMVEVSGLPLEQVVREIHAAGLDSLPGGGAEILDDRTRRKISRLKGSWREWMDVMQTAHKIGMNTTATMVIGLGESMEERALHLLRVREAQDECIANKYDSEGFLAFISWTFQPDNTNLKLDRQTPEEYLKTVAISRLVLDNIKNFQSSWVTMGPEVGKLSLQYGCNDFGSTMIEENVVSSAGATHKVNIESITQIIREAGKIPAQRNTRYDILRVFDDADAKIDNDFVMQN; translated from the coding sequence ATGAGCGCGATAGATCTGATTCTGGACAAAACGCTGAAGGGCGAACGGCTCGGGCTGGAGGATACGGTCCGGTTGTTCGAAAGCAACGAAATTGAAAAAATGGGCGCTGCCGCTGACATTATCATGAAACGCTGGCACCCCGACCCGCTGGCTACATTCGTTATTGGCCGCAATATCAACTATACGAATGTATGTGATGTGTACTGCCGTTTCTGTGCATTTTACCGCAGACCGGGCTCTGAGGAAGGATATGTGCTGCCCGACGAGACGATTTTTCAGAAAATCCAGGAAACCATCGATGTGAATGGTACAGAAATTCTCATGCAAGGCGGAACCAACCCCAATCTGCCATTTAGCTATTATACGGATTTACTGCGTGGAATTAAGCAGCGTTTCCCGGAGATCACCATGCATTCCTTCTCCCCTGCGGAGATTATGAAAATGGTCGAAGTATCCGGTTTGCCGCTGGAGCAGGTGGTCCGCGAGATTCACGCTGCAGGTCTGGATTCCCTTCCCGGGGGCGGTGCAGAAATTCTGGATGACCGGACCCGCCGCAAAATCAGCCGTCTCAAAGGCTCCTGGCGGGAATGGATGGATGTCATGCAGACCGCGCACAAGATCGGCATGAACACTACGGCGACCATGGTTATCGGCCTTGGCGAGAGCATGGAGGAGCGGGCGCTTCATCTGCTGCGGGTACGTGAGGCTCAGGATGAGTGCATCGCGAACAAATATGACTCCGAAGGGTTCCTGGCGTTTATCTCCTGGACCTTCCAGCCCGATAATACCAATCTGAAGCTGGACAGACAGACCCCGGAAGAATACCTTAAGACCGTGGCTATCAGCCGTCTGGTGCTGGACAACATCAAAAACTTCCAGTCCTCATGGGTTACGATGGGGCCGGAGGTCGGCAAGCTGTCCCTGCAGTATGGCTGCAATGATTTTGGCAGCACCATGATTGAAGAGAATGTAGTATCCTCAGCGGGTGCAACCCATAAGGTCAACATCGAGTCGATCACCCAGATCATTCGTGAAGCAGGCAAAATCCCTGCGCAGCGCAACACGCGTTACGATATCCTGCGGGTGTTCGACGATGCAGATGCGAAGATTGACAATGATTTTGTAATGCAGAACTAA
- a CDS encoding bifunctional 2',3'-cyclic-nucleotide 2'-phosphodiesterase/3'-nucleotidase: protein MGERSWNKPIASILATTVLAAQVLGGVFAVPVLGAGKAEAAGAETVDPGTPGTINLRLMSTTDVHTNVMGWDYFKDNASLTVGLDRTATLVKQAKAEPKGTYNLLLDNGDLIQGTPLGTYMSKQADPEGKLNQIHPMIAAMNIMGYDAATLGNHEFNYGLNYLESVTSATYATYSHSNNFPKFPYLNANVYVDDKDNNPENDENYFTPYKILDKKVKDSNGVEQTIKVGLLGLVTPQIMDWDKANLEGKVITKDIAATASKFVPQMKAEGADVIVAMAHTGFDGSAVEGDFSENDINALSKVAGIDAITFSHTHKVFPAADVKALDASFKDAAGNELPGIDNAKGQINGVPAVQAGYGGGYLGLIDLAISPDPAKSGHWKVDKSASTSSTRSIYRTENKVNISNVEPDPEVDAAVAANHQATMKYVNETLGTTTVPMNSFFALVQDDPTVQIVTYAQKRYVENLINTDPSLAQYKGKAILSVGAPFKAGRNGPEEYTEIEAGPLTIRSASDLYLYDNTLKAVEVSGATVKEWVEMSAGAFNRIDPAVTTPQELLNSKFAVYNFDVIDGIKYKIDVTKNAKYKTDGTINDGSSSRITSITYDGKPLDMNQKFIVVTNNYRASGGGNFPIKDGKLIIDTLEENRQILMDYIKEAGTVNQPADNNWSIAPIKGDVKVTFTSSPKAKNVLRKDDKITDTGTQNDKGFEIYNLDLSGDVKVHILGINDFHGQLDTTSFVGDKAVGTAAILATYLKTARAQYANSLLVHNGDSVGASAPVSSMERDKPTLEWMNLMKFDVGTLGNHEFDQGVAALKAQIYGGVDPVKTTITHAPVNFDYINANAVDKDTGKPIIQPYTIKEVGGVKIGFIGVVTKATPSKVSPAGTAGVKFLSAEEEVAAIGKYAAELQKQGVETIIVLAHDPATTKGDVTTGEAADLAKALPADSPVDVIVAGDNHALANGVVNGKLIVQAYSYGTAFEDITLVIDSETKDVKAKSATVTSTFQKGVEPDAETVALVNKYLNLHPELTLPVGTTDGSVTRTDAYNNEAPLGNLIADAMRQADFKDGKGNSADFAFMNPGGIRADLPKGNVAFGDLAKVQPFGNTLVKLTLTGEQIKTLLQQQWGTKADGTADTKTLQISGLKYTANMYLPVADRIASLTKTDGTPISMTQSYTAVVNNFMAAGGDNYSVLTKASESLAGPIDLDVFYDYVKNTFKGGPITAAIEGRITNNLTASTPAPGQGGGGGGVLPQLQRQNLRLRLHRLQRQRLHRPQLQLRLLHQRL, encoded by the coding sequence ATGGGAGAAAGAAGTTGGAACAAGCCGATAGCTTCGATATTGGCGACCACCGTTCTGGCAGCACAAGTGCTGGGCGGAGTTTTTGCAGTTCCGGTTTTGGGAGCAGGCAAGGCAGAAGCCGCAGGCGCTGAAACGGTTGATCCGGGAACTCCAGGGACAATTAATCTGCGTTTGATGAGCACCACGGATGTTCACACGAATGTGATGGGCTGGGATTATTTTAAGGACAATGCATCGTTAACAGTGGGGCTGGACCGGACGGCGACTTTGGTAAAACAAGCTAAGGCAGAGCCGAAAGGAACATACAATCTTCTACTCGATAACGGCGATTTGATTCAAGGCACACCGCTTGGCACATACATGTCGAAGCAGGCTGATCCGGAGGGCAAGCTGAACCAGATTCATCCGATGATTGCGGCTATGAATATTATGGGCTATGATGCGGCAACGCTTGGCAATCATGAATTTAACTATGGTCTGAATTATCTGGAGAGCGTAACATCTGCAACCTATGCTACTTACAGCCATTCTAATAATTTTCCGAAGTTCCCTTATTTGAATGCAAACGTGTATGTGGATGACAAGGATAACAATCCTGAGAATGATGAGAACTATTTTACGCCATACAAGATTTTGGATAAAAAGGTCAAAGACAGCAACGGAGTAGAGCAGACCATCAAGGTCGGTCTTCTTGGCTTGGTGACACCGCAGATCATGGACTGGGACAAAGCCAACCTGGAAGGCAAGGTCATCACTAAAGACATTGCTGCGACAGCCAGCAAATTTGTTCCGCAAATGAAGGCTGAAGGTGCCGATGTTATCGTAGCTATGGCGCATACCGGTTTTGACGGGTCCGCTGTGGAAGGAGACTTCTCTGAAAATGACATTAATGCGCTCAGCAAGGTTGCAGGCATTGATGCCATTACGTTCTCCCATACCCATAAGGTATTCCCTGCGGCGGATGTGAAAGCACTGGATGCATCATTCAAGGATGCCGCTGGCAACGAGCTGCCCGGCATTGACAATGCCAAAGGCCAAATTAATGGCGTTCCCGCAGTTCAAGCCGGTTATGGCGGCGGGTATTTGGGCCTGATCGACCTTGCCATTAGTCCGGACCCGGCTAAGAGCGGGCATTGGAAGGTGGACAAATCCGCTTCCACTTCCTCGACACGTTCGATTTACAGAACCGAGAACAAAGTGAATATTTCCAATGTGGAACCGGACCCTGAGGTAGACGCGGCTGTTGCTGCCAATCATCAGGCCACAATGAAGTACGTCAATGAAACGCTCGGCACAACAACCGTACCTATGAACAGCTTTTTTGCTCTGGTGCAGGATGATCCGACCGTTCAGATCGTAACCTATGCCCAGAAGCGTTATGTCGAGAATCTGATTAATACAGATCCCTCTTTGGCCCAGTACAAGGGGAAGGCCATTCTTAGTGTAGGAGCACCCTTCAAGGCCGGACGCAACGGTCCGGAAGAGTATACGGAAATCGAAGCAGGACCATTGACCATTCGCAGTGCAAGTGACTTGTACCTCTACGATAATACGCTGAAAGCGGTCGAGGTCAGCGGCGCTACGGTAAAAGAATGGGTAGAGATGAGTGCGGGGGCATTCAACCGCATCGATCCGGCAGTTACTACGCCGCAGGAGCTGCTCAACTCCAAGTTCGCCGTATATAATTTCGACGTTATTGACGGAATTAAATATAAGATTGATGTGACCAAAAATGCAAAATACAAAACGGATGGAACGATTAATGACGGTTCTTCCAGCCGGATAACTTCCATTACTTATGACGGCAAACCGCTAGATATGAATCAGAAATTCATCGTGGTTACCAATAACTACCGTGCGAGCGGCGGCGGTAACTTCCCTATCAAAGACGGCAAACTGATCATTGATACGCTGGAAGAAAACCGTCAGATTCTGATGGATTATATCAAGGAAGCAGGTACTGTGAATCAGCCTGCCGACAACAACTGGTCCATTGCGCCGATCAAAGGGGATGTCAAAGTAACCTTCACCTCTTCTCCGAAGGCTAAGAATGTATTGCGCAAGGATGATAAAATTACGGATACCGGCACACAGAACGATAAAGGGTTTGAAATTTACAACCTCGATCTGAGCGGTGATGTTAAGGTTCATATTCTTGGAATCAATGACTTCCACGGCCAATTGGATACTACGTCTTTTGTAGGCGATAAGGCTGTGGGTACAGCTGCGATTCTGGCAACTTACCTGAAAACGGCACGCGCGCAATATGCGAACTCGCTGCTTGTCCACAATGGAGACTCTGTAGGAGCTTCAGCTCCGGTGTCCTCAATGGAGCGCGACAAACCGACGCTGGAATGGATGAACCTGATGAAGTTCGATGTCGGAACTTTGGGCAACCATGAGTTTGACCAGGGCGTCGCAGCGCTGAAAGCACAAATTTATGGAGGTGTAGATCCTGTTAAGACCACCATTACCCATGCACCTGTAAATTTTGATTATATTAATGCCAATGCAGTTGACAAAGATACCGGAAAACCAATTATCCAACCTTATACCATCAAAGAAGTGGGCGGCGTTAAAATCGGATTTATCGGCGTCGTTACCAAAGCAACGCCAAGCAAGGTATCTCCGGCCGGTACAGCCGGAGTGAAATTCCTGAGCGCTGAGGAAGAGGTTGCGGCGATTGGCAAATATGCTGCAGAGCTTCAGAAGCAAGGCGTTGAAACGATTATTGTCCTTGCCCATGACCCGGCAACCACCAAAGGGGATGTGACTACGGGCGAAGCCGCGGATTTGGCCAAGGCTCTTCCCGCCGATTCACCGGTTGATGTCATCGTGGCCGGCGACAATCATGCGCTTGCCAATGGTGTAGTGAACGGTAAGCTGATTGTTCAGGCTTATTCCTACGGCACAGCATTTGAAGACATCACACTGGTGATCGACTCGGAAACCAAGGATGTCAAAGCCAAATCCGCTACTGTAACCTCAACCTTCCAAAAAGGAGTGGAACCGGACGCTGAAACGGTGGCCTTGGTGAACAAGTACCTTAATCTTCATCCGGAGTTAACTCTACCAGTCGGCACCACAGACGGTTCGGTTACCCGTACGGATGCTTACAATAACGAAGCTCCTCTCGGCAACCTGATTGCCGACGCTATGCGCCAGGCTGATTTTAAAGATGGCAAAGGCAACAGCGCAGATTTCGCCTTCATGAATCCGGGCGGCATCCGCGCCGATCTTCCGAAAGGTAATGTAGCTTTTGGCGACCTGGCGAAAGTCCAGCCATTCGGCAACACGCTGGTGAAGCTGACGCTGACCGGTGAGCAGATCAAGACCCTGCTTCAGCAGCAATGGGGAACCAAAGCTGACGGAACGGCTGACACCAAAACCCTTCAGATCTCCGGTCTGAAATATACCGCAAATATGTACCTGCCGGTGGCTGACCGGATTGCCAGCCTGACCAAAACCGACGGAACGCCGATCAGCATGACACAAAGCTACACGGCAGTGGTCAATAACTTCATGGCTGCGGGCGGCGACAACTATAGTGTACTGACCAAAGCCAGTGAATCCCTGGCAGGTCCGATTGACCTGGATGTCTTCTATGATTACGTTAAGAATACGTTTAAGGGCGGCCCGATTACAGCCGCGATTGAAGGCCGGATTACGAATAATCTGACGGCTTCAACACCTGCTCCGGGTCAAGGCGGCGGAGGCGGAGGGGTACTGCCCCAACTGCAACGCCAAAACCTACGGCTACGCCTGCACCGGCTGCAACGGCAACGCCTGCACCGGCCGCAACTGCAACTCCGGCTCCTACACCAACGCCTGTAA
- a CDS encoding S-layer homology domain-containing protein → MAWAQEAINALAAKGIIKGIDGKNFAPNKTVTRAEFVTMLVRALDLTPSGASTKFSDVKQGVWYTDAIAAAVNAGIVKGSGNGKFEPGREVTREEMALMIAAALKDQLQSIDTASALADFGDKAKIASYAQEAVAQLTQLGIVNGVDGKKFAPKNDATRAQAAVIIYRMLEKKAS, encoded by the coding sequence GTGGCTTGGGCTCAGGAGGCCATCAACGCTTTGGCGGCCAAGGGGATTATTAAAGGAATAGACGGCAAAAACTTTGCACCGAACAAAACAGTAACACGCGCAGAATTTGTAACGATGCTTGTTCGTGCACTGGACCTTACTCCTTCAGGAGCAAGCACCAAATTCAGCGATGTGAAGCAAGGGGTATGGTATACCGATGCGATTGCTGCTGCTGTTAACGCCGGTATTGTGAAAGGCTCCGGCAACGGCAAGTTCGAGCCGGGCCGAGAAGTGACCCGTGAAGAAATGGCGCTTATGATCGCGGCTGCGCTTAAGGATCAATTGCAGTCCATCGACACAGCATCTGCACTTGCCGACTTTGGCGACAAGGCGAAGATCGCATCCTATGCTCAAGAGGCTGTAGCCCAGCTTACACAGCTTGGCATTGTCAACGGAGTAGATGGAAAGAAATTTGCGCCGAAGAACGATGCTACCCGTGCACAGGCAGCGGTCATCATTTACCGTATGCTGGAGAAGAAAGCTTCCTAA
- a CDS encoding SPFH domain-containing protein yields MKEKTLHPVSGFLVIALIAICVAGGIYGAAYDYAAVPVILFVLAGVLCTSITVVQPNKSVVVTFFGKYVGTIVNSGLFAVIPFSIRKTVSLRVRNFNSVKLKVNDVEGNPIEIAAVIVFKVVNSAKALFDVDKYMAFVEIQSETALRHVASRYPYDNFNESGMSLRANSDEIAKELAAELQERLSLSGVEVIEARLTHLAYSTEIASTMLQRQQASAILSARQIIVEGAVGMVDMAIRQLKESGVVELDEERKAAMINNLMVAIVSERGASPVINAGSLY; encoded by the coding sequence ATGAAAGAAAAAACATTGCATCCGGTTAGCGGCTTTTTGGTTATTGCGCTTATTGCCATCTGTGTGGCAGGGGGGATTTATGGTGCAGCTTATGATTATGCTGCAGTTCCCGTAATCCTGTTCGTCTTAGCAGGTGTGCTTTGTACGAGTATTACGGTAGTACAGCCGAATAAGTCAGTCGTGGTTACCTTTTTTGGTAAATATGTCGGTACCATTGTCAACAGCGGACTTTTTGCCGTCATTCCGTTCAGTATCCGCAAGACCGTATCCCTGCGGGTGCGTAATTTCAACAGTGTGAAGCTGAAGGTAAATGATGTCGAGGGGAACCCGATTGAGATTGCTGCAGTTATCGTATTTAAGGTTGTCAATTCGGCCAAAGCGTTGTTTGATGTAGACAAATATATGGCTTTTGTAGAAATTCAGAGCGAGACCGCGCTGCGGCATGTGGCCAGCCGGTATCCTTACGACAATTTTAACGAGTCCGGGATGTCCCTGCGGGCGAATTCAGATGAAATCGCCAAGGAGCTGGCAGCGGAGCTGCAGGAGCGTCTTTCCTTATCCGGTGTTGAAGTCATTGAGGCGCGCCTGACGCATCTCGCGTATTCAACAGAAATCGCCAGCACCATGCTGCAGCGCCAGCAGGCTTCTGCTATTCTGTCCGCACGGCAGATTATTGTGGAGGGTGCCGTCGGTATGGTGGATATGGCGATCCGCCAGCTGAAAGAGAGCGGTGTAGTAGAGCTTGATGAAGAACGCAAGGCGGCGATGATTAACAATCTGATGGTAGCGATTGTGTCCGAGCGCGGAGCGAGTCCGGTCATTAACGCCGGCTCGTTATACTAA
- a CDS encoding toxin-antitoxin system HicB family antitoxin, producing the protein MAAKKSFPLRIDPELHEALERWAGEEFRSVNGHIEYLLREALKRAGRLPERKRREE; encoded by the coding sequence ATGGCGGCCAAGAAGAGCTTTCCGCTGCGGATCGATCCCGAACTGCACGAAGCGCTGGAACGGTGGGCGGGAGAAGAATTTCGCAGCGTAAACGGACATATCGAGTATTTGCTGCGTGAGGCTTTGAAGCGCGCAGGCCGCTTGCCTGAACGGAAACGCCGGGAAGAATAG